Proteins found in one Vallitalea guaymasensis genomic segment:
- a CDS encoding CdaR family transcriptional regulator, translating to MLLNHELAQKLVDNIMKNLGYNINIMNESGVIIASGNKERIGTFHKIAKEVINKKLRIDIYENDENKYEGVKQGINMPFYYNNEVAGVIGITGAPKEIENAAEIVRMSTELMLEQQALKERVYFHQSQKTFFINKLLTMNTDEEWSSTVHWGSKLGYDLNIPRVVCLIQIQNLDSIVKKNPLLNKEKVKEYVLNNIKGTKKHNKQDISSYVTINKIIIFKTLNKTDSENVKKELREYIDNIKSSFGNIEVELLFGVGTYHPSMYGYNKSYEEAKAMINYGNLMNKRNETMFARDHVFELLFASIDKEKMDYFLGPFVKKVNNNDEMLLTMQALIKNNMNLIKASQDLFVHRNTIVFRLNKLKEMFNINPLHNESDRLLLHLIYLYTKYYQTKDMDNV from the coding sequence GAAAGGATTGGCACTTTTCATAAGATAGCTAAAGAAGTGATAAATAAAAAGTTGAGAATAGACATATATGAAAATGATGAAAACAAATATGAAGGTGTCAAACAAGGAATTAACATGCCTTTTTATTATAATAATGAAGTTGCTGGTGTAATAGGTATAACAGGAGCACCGAAAGAAATAGAGAATGCGGCAGAAATAGTAAGAATGTCAACAGAATTGATGCTTGAACAACAAGCTTTGAAAGAAAGAGTATACTTTCATCAAAGCCAAAAGACCTTTTTCATAAATAAACTGTTGACCATGAATACAGATGAAGAATGGTCATCTACTGTTCATTGGGGTTCTAAATTAGGTTATGACTTGAATATACCTAGAGTTGTATGTCTAATCCAAATTCAGAATTTGGATTCTATTGTTAAAAAGAATCCATTACTTAATAAGGAAAAAGTTAAAGAGTATGTGTTGAATAATATTAAAGGTACAAAAAAACACAATAAGCAGGATATATCATCCTATGTAACCATTAATAAGATTATAATATTTAAAACCCTTAACAAAACAGATTCTGAAAATGTGAAAAAAGAACTTAGGGAGTATATAGATAACATAAAATCAAGTTTTGGGAATATAGAAGTTGAATTATTATTTGGGGTGGGTACGTATCATCCTTCTATGTATGGATATAATAAAAGTTATGAAGAAGCAAAAGCAATGATTAATTATGGTAACTTGATGAATAAAAGAAATGAAACCATGTTTGCTAGAGATCATGTATTTGAACTTCTTTTTGCTAGTATAGATAAAGAGAAAATGGATTATTTTTTAGGACCTTTTGTTAAGAAGGTCAATAACAATGATGAAATGCTTCTGACAATGCAGGCTCTAATAAAAAACAATATGAATCTGATAAAAGCATCTCAGGATCTATTTGTCCATAGGAATACAATTGTATTCAGATTGAATAAATTGAAAGAAATGTTTAATATCAATCCTCTGCATAATGAATCAGATAGGTTATTGCTGCATTTAATATATCTATATACAAAATACTATCAAACAAAAGATATGGATAATGTATGA
- a CDS encoding glycerate kinase family protein, producing MDILIAPDSFKGSLSAEKYCDVAKKAVTNVFPNANVVTCPMADGGEGTVEALVYNTKGSILYETVTDPIGKPVKAKYGLLGDDKTAVIEMASASGLPLVPVDKKNPLYTTTYGTGELVKKVIDKGCTTIILGIGGSATNDGGAGMMEALGFKLLDEEGNMIQRGAIGLKDLHHIDTSNKDKRLDDVNFLVACDVNNPLCGPNGASYIYGPQKGATKEQLPLLDDALANFASIIKKDFGKDVKDIEGSGAAGGLGAGLLAFFDATLKPGFEIIKDIINLEKYFNDFKFDLVITGEGEINYQTVNGKLPVGVAKTAKKYDVPVIAVVGSIGKDADRVYEYGIDSIFTIMDGPHNLDYAIKNADILLFQAIERIMKVIKLYN from the coding sequence ATGGATATTCTTATTGCTCCTGATTCATTTAAAGGTAGTTTGTCAGCAGAAAAATATTGTGACGTAGCTAAAAAAGCAGTTACCAATGTTTTTCCTAATGCCAATGTTGTTACCTGTCCTATGGCAGATGGTGGTGAAGGTACAGTTGAAGCACTGGTCTATAATACAAAAGGAAGTATATTATACGAAACAGTTACTGACCCCATTGGAAAGCCAGTAAAAGCTAAATACGGATTATTAGGCGATGATAAAACGGCAGTTATAGAAATGGCAAGTGCTTCGGGTTTGCCACTTGTACCTGTTGACAAAAAGAATCCATTATACACAACTACTTATGGAACAGGAGAATTAGTTAAAAAGGTTATTGATAAAGGTTGTACTACAATAATATTAGGTATCGGTGGTAGTGCTACTAATGATGGCGGAGCAGGAATGATGGAAGCTCTTGGCTTCAAGCTATTGGACGAAGAAGGTAATATGATTCAAAGAGGTGCTATAGGTTTAAAGGATTTACATCATATTGATACAAGTAATAAGGATAAGAGACTTGATGATGTCAATTTTCTTGTGGCTTGTGATGTTAATAATCCTTTGTGTGGACCTAATGGAGCAAGTTACATCTATGGACCTCAAAAAGGTGCAACTAAGGAGCAATTACCATTACTAGATGATGCATTGGCTAATTTTGCTTCAATTATCAAAAAGGATTTCGGTAAAGATGTAAAGGATATTGAAGGTTCAGGAGCAGCTGGTGGATTAGGTGCGGGACTTCTAGCTTTCTTTGATGCAACATTAAAACCAGGATTTGAAATAATTAAGGATATAATCAATCTAGAAAAGTATTTCAATGATTTTAAATTTGATTTAGTTATTACAGGTGAAGGTGAAATCAATTATCAGACTGTGAATGGTAAATTACCTGTTGGTGTTGCAAAAACAGCAAAAAAATATGATGTACCAGTTATTGCTGTAGTAGGTTCAATTGGTAAAGATGCAGATAGAGTCTATGAATATGGTATTGATTCTATTTTTACAATTATGGACGGACCACATAATCTGGATTATGCAATAAAAAATGCAGATATATTATTATTTCAAGCAATAGAACGAATAATGAAGGTGATAAAGTTATATAATTGA
- a CDS encoding GntP family permease has translation MVQGPVLILILLLGIAFIVLATSKLKIHPFIALLITSYGIALAAGMPVLEIGSTIRSGFGGILNYIGIVIILGTIIGTILEKSGAAITMADTVLKVVGEKRPGLAMSIIGYIVSIPVFCDSGFVILSSLKKSLAKRTKASSVMMTVALATGLYATHTFVPPTPGPIAAAGNLGLEDKLGIVILVGIFVALIGMLAGYFWAKIAGKKYRSKEDDEKLQFSYEEIKEKYGKLPSAWKAFAPIVIPIILITLGSIANFPTQPFGQGSAYTFFAFLGKPINALVIGFFFSLLLLPKLNEETLTGWVGEGLKSAAIIIMVTGAGGALGAVLKATPIGSYLGETLATYNLGILLPFVIAAALKTAQGSSTVALVTTSALVAPLLGALGLQSTMGSVLTVMAIGAGAMTVSHANDSFFWVVTEFSGMDVSTAYKSHTMATLIQGLVTFAVVVILSFILI, from the coding sequence ATGGTTCAAGGACCAGTATTAATTCTAATCTTATTACTAGGTATTGCTTTTATTGTATTAGCTACATCTAAGCTTAAAATTCACCCATTTATCGCATTATTAATTACTTCATATGGTATTGCTTTAGCAGCAGGAATGCCGGTGTTGGAAATTGGTTCCACAATTAGAAGCGGATTTGGCGGAATACTTAATTATATTGGTATTGTTATTATATTAGGAACTATCATTGGTACAATATTAGAAAAATCTGGAGCTGCTATAACTATGGCAGATACAGTTCTAAAAGTGGTTGGTGAAAAACGACCTGGACTTGCAATGAGTATCATAGGATATATTGTATCTATTCCAGTATTCTGTGACTCAGGTTTCGTAATTCTATCATCTCTTAAGAAATCACTTGCAAAAAGAACAAAGGCATCATCAGTTATGATGACTGTTGCATTGGCGACAGGATTATATGCTACACATACATTTGTGCCTCCAACTCCTGGACCAATAGCAGCCGCAGGTAATTTAGGTCTTGAAGATAAACTTGGTATAGTTATTCTAGTAGGTATTTTTGTAGCGTTGATAGGTATGCTTGCAGGTTATTTCTGGGCTAAGATTGCTGGTAAAAAATATCGTTCAAAAGAAGATGATGAAAAATTACAGTTTTCATATGAAGAAATCAAAGAAAAGTATGGTAAATTACCAAGTGCATGGAAAGCTTTTGCACCTATTGTAATTCCTATTATCTTAATAACTCTTGGTTCAATAGCTAATTTCCCAACACAGCCATTTGGTCAAGGTTCAGCATATACTTTCTTTGCTTTTCTTGGTAAACCAATAAATGCATTAGTTATAGGATTCTTCTTCTCATTACTATTATTACCTAAGTTGAATGAAGAGACTTTGACAGGATGGGTTGGAGAAGGTCTTAAAAGTGCTGCAATAATTATTATGGTAACTGGAGCAGGTGGAGCACTAGGAGCTGTTCTTAAAGCTACTCCTATTGGAAGTTATTTAGGCGAAACATTAGCAACATACAATCTAGGAATTCTATTGCCATTTGTAATAGCAGCTGCATTAAAGACAGCACAAGGTTCTTCGACTGTTGCACTTGTAACTACATCAGCTCTTGTAGCACCCTTATTGGGGGCATTAGGTCTTCAGTCAACAATGGGAAGTGTATTAACAGTTATGGCTATTGGTGCTGGTGCTATGACAGTATCTCATGCCAATGACAGTTTCTTCTGGGTTGTAACAGAATTCAGCGGTATGGATGTATCTACAGCATATAAATCCCATACTATGGCTACATTGATTCAAGGGCTTGTAACATTTGCTGTAGTAGTTATATTATCATTTATATTAATTTAA
- a CDS encoding AzlC family ABC transporter permease encodes MRKLKDYAATRQYNEIRNKDVTDNEFYSGLKKGMPIALGYIPVSFTFGLMAVTGGIPIWLTIFISLSNLTSAGQFAGTGLIIAGASYLEIGVTTLVINIRYMLMSLALSQKIKKPMNIFRRCLIAFGITDETFTLAAMEDGEISFLYMLGLITGPFLGWGLGTALGALSCSVLSENVQNSMGIALYAMFIALIVPASKKSKSALIVVVIAVAINCILTWLPVFNHISSGWRIIIATIIASSIGALLFPKEDD; translated from the coding sequence GTGAGAAAACTGAAAGATTATGCAGCAACAAGACAGTATAATGAGATACGCAACAAAGACGTAACGGATAATGAATTTTATAGTGGATTGAAAAAGGGAATGCCTATAGCGTTAGGTTATATACCTGTTTCATTTACATTCGGATTGATGGCAGTAACTGGTGGAATACCTATATGGCTGACTATTTTTATATCCTTATCGAATCTTACTTCAGCTGGACAATTTGCTGGAACTGGATTAATAATAGCAGGAGCATCATATTTGGAAATCGGAGTGACAACATTAGTTATAAATATACGTTATATGCTTATGTCGTTAGCTCTATCTCAAAAGATTAAGAAACCTATGAATATTTTTAGAAGGTGTTTAATAGCTTTTGGAATTACAGATGAAACATTTACTTTAGCAGCTATGGAAGATGGAGAAATTTCTTTTCTCTATATGTTAGGTTTGATTACAGGTCCTTTTTTGGGATGGGGACTAGGAACGGCATTAGGAGCTTTATCATGTTCTGTATTATCAGAAAATGTTCAAAACTCTATGGGGATAGCACTATATGCTATGTTTATTGCATTGATAGTCCCTGCTTCCAAAAAATCCAAGTCAGCCTTGATAGTAGTTGTCATAGCTGTAGCAATTAATTGTATTTTGACATGGCTTCCTGTATTTAATCATATATCATCTGGTTGGAGAATAATTATAGCAACTATAATCGCATCATCTATTGGTGCTCTTCTGTTTCCAAAGGAGGATGATTAG
- the abc-f gene encoding ribosomal protection-like ABC-F family protein has protein sequence MSLLLKCINIKKEFKDRIILGNINFHVEMGDRIAVVGNNGAGKTTLANIITGNLNQDSGQLIWHKKNMKIGYLHQSTYYTQSEFNHMVMTSDKIRISDFFHTSKELGVDNIEDYNTLRLENLSGGEKTKLALAKIWAQKPELLILDEPTNHMDYEGVRWLITNIKKYEGTIIIISHDRYFMDQVCNRVIEIEGGIANCYKGNYSAYYTEKKKRYESQLHQYQVQEKNKEAIKKEIIRLKQWSSKGHRDSTKKDGYKEKYRVRAKKKDKQVKSKIKKIEKLSYEGIEKPQEEQKITFQFNNNSKSNKVLEANNIRKRFDDKSLFENSSFYIKSKEKIGLYGRNGCGKTTLIKAILNEIKLDDGEIYLSPSTKIAYLSQDVGEMDIDKTVIQFFDIDDYQVRGTLQTLLANMGFTKKMVNTKIKNLSVGEKTRVKIAYMIMMENNVLILDEPTNHLDLHSREMLEKTLGDYQGSIIIVSHDRYLLEKLCDKVLIFENGKIYRKEDSFKEYMLKLENRDIRCNEKVTEERLIIVENRIAKILGELSLLNVQDERYTILDEEFKLLIQEKKELMQLINK, from the coding sequence ATGTCGTTGTTATTAAAATGTATTAATATAAAAAAAGAATTCAAAGATAGAATCATATTAGGGAATATTAATTTTCATGTTGAAATGGGTGATAGAATAGCAGTTGTAGGTAATAATGGAGCAGGAAAGACTACCCTTGCTAATATCATTACTGGCAACTTGAATCAAGATAGTGGACAATTAATATGGCATAAGAAGAATATGAAAATAGGGTATTTGCATCAATCCACCTATTATACCCAAAGTGAATTTAATCATATGGTTATGACTAGTGATAAAATACGCATCAGTGATTTTTTTCATACATCAAAAGAATTAGGTGTAGATAATATAGAAGATTATAATACCTTAAGATTAGAAAATCTAAGTGGTGGAGAAAAAACAAAATTGGCTCTTGCAAAAATATGGGCACAAAAGCCAGAACTTCTAATATTAGATGAACCTACTAATCATATGGATTATGAAGGTGTTAGGTGGTTAATAACTAATATAAAAAAATATGAAGGAACTATAATAATTATATCCCATGATAGATATTTTATGGATCAAGTTTGCAATAGAGTAATAGAAATTGAAGGTGGCATAGCTAATTGTTATAAAGGTAATTATTCAGCATATTACACTGAAAAGAAAAAAAGATATGAAAGTCAATTACATCAATATCAAGTTCAAGAAAAAAACAAAGAAGCTATTAAGAAAGAAATAATCAGGTTAAAACAATGGTCTTCAAAAGGGCATAGAGATTCAACTAAAAAAGATGGCTATAAAGAAAAGTATAGAGTCAGAGCTAAGAAAAAGGATAAACAAGTTAAGTCTAAGATAAAGAAGATTGAAAAACTAAGCTACGAAGGAATAGAGAAGCCACAAGAAGAACAAAAGATAACATTTCAGTTCAATAACAATTCAAAAAGCAACAAGGTACTTGAAGCTAATAATATAAGAAAGAGATTTGATGATAAGTCTTTGTTTGAAAACAGTTCATTTTACATTAAATCCAAAGAGAAAATTGGATTATATGGTAGAAATGGTTGTGGTAAAACCACTCTCATAAAAGCTATACTCAATGAAATAAAATTAGACGATGGAGAGATTTATCTTAGCCCTTCAACAAAAATAGCTTATCTAAGTCAAGATGTAGGCGAAATGGATATAGATAAAACAGTGATACAGTTCTTTGACATAGATGATTATCAAGTGAGAGGTACTCTTCAAACATTATTAGCCAATATGGGTTTCACAAAAAAGATGGTTAATACTAAAATTAAGAATCTTAGCGTAGGGGAGAAAACAAGAGTTAAAATAGCTTATATGATAATGATGGAAAACAATGTTCTTATATTAGATGAACCTACCAACCATTTAGATCTCCATAGTCGTGAGATGTTGGAAAAAACTCTAGGAGATTATCAAGGATCAATAATCATTGTTTCACATGACAGATACCTGTTAGAGAAGTTATGTGATAAAGTATTAATTTTTGAAAATGGTAAGATTTACAGGAAAGAAGATTCATTCAAGGAGTATATGCTAAAACTAGAAAATAGAGATATAAGGTGTAATGAAAAAGTTACTGAAGAAAGATTAATCATTGTTGAAAATCGTATTGCCAAGATACTAGGAGAGCTTAGTTTATTAAATGTACAAGATGAACGCTATACAATTCTTGATGAGGAATTTAAATTACTGATTCAAGAAAAGAAGGAGTTGATGCAATTAATAAACAAATAA